AGAGCCAAAAACAGCAGTGCAGTccaggaagctgcagcagtgggtTAAGCTACTTCGGCCTCACCGGCACAGCATCACAGAGGACGAGAGGAGGAATACTCCAGGCTGCAGCATAAAATCATTACAATCAGCCAGAAGCGGAGCAACagattataaaagaaaaaggcGGACAACGCCAACTTACCACACGGAGGCACAATCACACCCAGAGGGGCTACCAGCGGGACAACCCGGCCCCACGCCACCACAGTCTGTGCAGAGAGAAGACTGTCACCATTACGCATTTCGGCACATTGAATGGGAGAAAGAAGCAACTGTGCGCTTTACCTGTGCGCTGCGGGAGGAAACGCGCACCGCAACAGCAGGTGCGCCAAGAAGCACGACAGCACCAAACCACAGCCACGCCACCACAGTCTGTGCAGAGAGAAGACTGTCACCATTACGCATTTCGGCACATTGAATGGGAGAAAGAAGCAACTGTGCGCTTTACCTGTGCGCTGCGGGAGGAAACGCGCACTGCAACAGCAGGTGCGCCAAGAAGCACGACAGCACCAAGCCACAGCCACGCCACCCAAGCTTCACCACGGCAGGCCACAGCCACCACCAGGGACCAGCGGATccggaaaaggagagagagaggcgcgCCAGGTATGGACACTCTATATAGCGGCGCGGTGCCGCCCATCAATCAGTGCTCCCAATAGCACAACACAGCGCCCTGCTGCGAGAGGGGGTACACAGTGCTCCGGCCACACTTATATaaatgttgaacaaatgttaattgttgtattgttgatacacactgcacactgagTTTACAATTGTTAATAGTCAATCCAAGCTTTAAATCTCACTCTGCCATTTACTCGACCGTTCGGAAATTCGGAGCGCTGTCTGAGTATGCTGTTGGGTTATTCAGAGCACCACGTTCTGAGAGCACTCTGGGCCCTTCTGCCTGAGATGCCGCAGCAGAGCACCAGGAGCAGCCTGAGTGTCATGAACAGTTGAAATTGCAGTCCTAGTTTAATGTATGATTGATGCATGAATTAACCGAAATAATTCAGCACTCGTCAATGCTTAGATATGAATCAAagagttaatttttttttctgaatttagGCGAGCAGTGTTGGTCGTTGTTGATGTggtgtgttaaaatgttaaccTTTAGCTAACTTAAAGGGGCCCTATGTAAGAATTTGCAGTGATTTACAgatgttaattattttttattggccatgtgtgagcagattgtaagaTGACGTGAAGAAGGACACCTTCCCGGTCTCTTTTGAttgcctatacaagcctatggacaatttgtttaagttgtttttatgatgctggactgtggatttctttgtgaaggactcggggTGGATTTTCATGCAGGTTATCGAGTaccttgtctgtgtgtctctctccactccgctaacagagagcaacagtagctaatgttaattTAGAAATTAAGTCCTCTGAGATAAACAAATGATTGACTTCCACCACCCAAAACAGAATTTCCAGAGCCTCTTCAATGGtatactcatatttattatttattgataacaatacactgcccacactggttacaattacactgtttatatttgtacattatgtatatatgattttatttctatttctgctctagctattcttcttacctttttattatattgtttattttttactattattattgtttattgttatattgaactgtcctttggctgctgtgacacataAATTTCCCCGTTTGCAGGACTAATAAAATCATTTCTGATTCTAATACTACCAAGCAGACAAACTTAGCTAATTTCCCTGATATCTTCTGGGTGGTATAGACTTCGCAAAGTAAGTAAAATCATCCACCACAACAAACATCTATTTGATTGTATTGACAAGAAAAGTCTCAATGATTTGGAGGCATTTATTGTGTCAGTGGAGAGGAAATATTATATACCCCCTTATACATGGTCTGGGAAATTTAAGCTCATAGGTTAACAGTGTTTGCTTCTCCAACAGACTTAGTTTGTTTCTACTGCAGTAATGATTTGAGCCGCATTTCAATCATAATATTTCAGTGTTCATGTTGTCCCCCatctttgttgtcattgtcaTGTAGACCCAATAGTAAGTGGCAGGTATTTTGACTGTAGGACAGGGTCAACTCCATCCTAACTTGGAATGGACTCCCAACATAAGAAATTCTTAAGTCAGAATGTTTCTGTAATAGCTAAATCCTTATGTCCCGTTAagataggatttttttttacttaatgcagttaggaaacatgtttctgtaataCCAAAAATCCTAAATGTTATCCGAAACTGAGATAAGATCAGATTTCAGTCGTTTCAGAATCTTTCTGTAATGACGCCCCCAGGTATCTTGGGCAAACAATTGGTCAAAGGCTGTTGAGCTTTATTTTATGAAGAAATAGATATCTGCCATGTTTAAgtgttatgtttttatattaaaacaattttagaaaaacaattATCCACTTTATATGTGACTATTATTTGTTGGTAATAGCAAAATTGGTAATAACATGTCTTTGATATATGATCAATTCTAAGCCGTGAACAAAATTATGAGTTGATCTCAAAGACACTGAAAGACTGACTGaatctctgctgctctctgggGATGCTCTCTTAATGTGATTTAATGACATGTTATTAAAAAAGGCTTGCTACAGCTTCCTCTATTCAAATATTAGTCCATGTTTTCCCCTCATATTCATTCAGTTGAGTGTGGTGCTGTCTGAAGACAAAGTTGACAAGACAAAATTGTGAAGAAACGAGAAAGTATGTATTTAGAAGCCTTATTTTGGGGGGTGACAAAACACATAACAGAATAATAAAcagtatttaaatatatatccATTTTTATGTGTAAAGCGTAATTTGATCAAGaagcaatattttaatacagCTATACATCTTattattgatgtgttttttcaaaatcaaatcCTGAAAAATTTAACATTACAAATAtgttggacaaaacacactgcCACTGTAATAAAGATTTTCTTATAATAGCTGCACAACTGAGGTTTTTGAATtagaaaaacatgcaaatgcaTTACcaagactttgttttttttttttaaaaaaagaagttatttgaaaatgttacagtacagtacatttttgtaatgtagATGTTTCATGTAACAGATATATTCATGGTTGAGGAATTTGAGCTAAATATTTTCAGAGTTATaatacaatgaaaacattttttgaagcaGGGATAAAACAAGGCATAAATAATGGGGTTTAAGGTTGAATTGAAGTAACCCAACCAAACAAATGCTTCAAAGATGGCAGCAGGTGTGCTGAAGCCTGTGAAGGCATCACTTATCGAAGTTATAAAAAAGGGCATCCAACAAACGATGTATGCACCAAGCACAATACCTAGAATCTTTGCAGCCTTGCACTCGGACTGCTTTATcaaccctcctcttcctctgtcatttGAACAGTTGCTCATATCTCCAATCTTTCTTACATGCTCTTTAGCCACAATGAATATTTGAGTGTAAAGACAAACCATTACAgtgcagggaaagaaaaaacagatcaCACTGTCCAAGATTCCCCAAAGGGGGTTAAAGAGAAGGTAACAACTGCCAAGGCAATTTATTGATGCCATATAATCCTCTAACCCTGCTATATTGGCCTTTGAGTAAAGCAATCCATAAGAGAAGACAGCAGCCAGTGCCCAGCTGACACATACCATAATCATTGCCACtgacattgtgatttttctAGAATAATGCAGAGGATTGCATATTGCTTGTTGTCTGTCGACAGCAATGCAAACTAGGTGGAAGATAGAAAGAGTGGTGAGAAACACATCCAAACTGGAGTGCAGCAGACAGAAATCCTCACCATAGAACCAGCAGCCATAAACAGTCCTGATGGCGCTGAAGGGCATCACAATAACTCCCACTAGTAGATCAACCAGAGCAAGAGATAAAATGAGCACATTGGTAGGACTATGCAACTGTTTGAAATGACATATtgacacaatgacaacagaGTTCCCTAAAATGGTAACTAGCATGCCTAAAGCAAAAAGCAAATACAGGGCAAAGTTAGTCCCCACACCTAACTGTGCCTTAATACACGAGGCATTGCTGCCTGGAAAACAGTACTGCAACTGCTCTTGAGAAAAGTCCCCTGTCATCATTAACCCCAAAATATATGCCAAAACCTTCAATATAACCAAACAGAATCCAACACAGAGAGGATCTCGGAAGAAACATTGCTGAAATATCTGTCTTGTAATCACAGTCACAGCATAGAAGCCACCAAAGAATGGTCTGACCCACTGTGCCATCCAATCAGAACCCTCCTATtaacataaatgtaaaacagtctcagaaacatttttataatatttggAGGGTGCACAATAATGACCAACATCAAGATTTTATGTGGAAAGTAATTTTGTTTTGAGCAAGAAGTAATTTTTTAAGATGTCATAAATTATTTGCATAAATGTACAGATATAAGGTGCTGCATAGTTGAAGCACACTGAACACTGATGGTACGTTCATATATGCACTATAAGCAAAATGCGGAGTGTTGAAATGCGGAATGTGGTTTGACTGTGGTTGCATTATCCATACATGTGCTATCCTATAGGCCATTATGGTTGTAACTGTGCGGTTTGGCAGTTAACACCTTATGTTCATATCTAACTGTGAAAATAGTGgtcaattaatttttttccatgacCAAGAAGAGATGATGAgcaaaaaatagatattttataATAGAGATCttgacaacatttatttttattttttattatgacACTGGACGGGACTAAAATAATAGTTGTGGGCTATTGGACATACAAATTTGCATGATTCTTTGCACCAATTATACATCTAGTCTGTAAAAATTTAAAGAATGTGTCCCCATCATTGATTCAAGTTTACAGATTGATGTGACGTGTTCTGATTCTCAGAATCCCAAGAGATGCTGTCCCAAACCAACAGTGGTAAATCACAACAACATGATGGCGTTAACATGAAAGAATTTGGTCATAAGAATGAAATGATCTATGGGCACACTTCATTCATAAttcagcagagaggaaaacacaattgGATTTCCAATTCTGATTGTAGACAGTATACCATTGTTTAACCATCTCTAGTCTCTTGTCTCTCTTTAGGTGGTAGTGATGACGGTGGTAAGGGTACAAttagatttcttttcttttctgatctGAGTTGTTCCCGATTCTCCCTTTTGCCAAGGTTACAGACATTACTCGCTTGCCTGGCTGAGAAGTCACTCCTTtaacatgatgaaaataatattCTTGTCCTGGAGCACTTGAGCTACGGCTTTTTTCAGCAGCACGTTTGTATACCTCAATCCGTTCTGCTCACTTTTCCGTATATCCACTCAGAGACATGGCTTCACCCCTTGCAACCGGGCCAAATAAAAGGACTTCAAATGTGGGTGATAAAATCTGTCTCTAGCTTAGCTAACACGACCCGTTTCATCATGGAGGTGTTTTATGGCAATggatctatttttttttttcttggaagaCCAATTGCCATCTCTGCATTGTCTTTCCGCACAGCAGTCCATTTTCCATCTGAAATTTTCCACACTGATTAAGGAGCCTCCTTACCGGGCCACTGCCACCTTTCATGACATGAATTGAGGACAGAGGGCATTGAGGGCAGTGTGTGCTTCCTATAGTTGTATACtttattatttgtctctctttgaGCCTGCTCAAGTTTTTCATGACATATGGTTTAGCCAGGGTCCGAGTTTGTAGGGCCCTGAGCTTTCCTGTGACCAATTTAAGACAGCATGACTGCCTTTGTTATGTCCTTCAGGGAATTGCATTATATGAGGGGTTCTGTAACTCCGCTCAACCCTTTGACATCAACACAAGATAAGAGTACTAAAAGGTGATATTGTGTCAGTTGTAAGTGTGAGCCTGTCCCTTCTTGTCATGCCACCATAGCAGCATCTTTTGCTCATCCATTCTTGAAGGTATTGGTTGGAACTCTGTGGCATCCCTGTAACTGGAAATAATCCTGGGACTACTTCCAGGGTCACCATTGTAACAGTCGCACATGTAGTTGCAGCAGCCAATAGCTTCCAAATGGCCTGGTCACAAAGGTTGCAGGTCGCAAAACACGAGTTGCGTTGCActgctttattttgttgttgaagcctacaattgctttttttaaaattcttgtTAGGCAAGCATCAAATCAGTATCAGTAATCAGTATTGGATCAGTACCTGCACAGTTCAGGTATCAGAATTGGGACGGAAAAGATGGTATTCAGAACTTATCGATCAATGGGAAcaaaatggcacatttttaaCCAGTTTTACAACCATTTTCTTACCAACCACTTCATTTCTGCAAGAGGACCCAGGTGTCTGAGTCATCTACTTTTCATCAATTTATTCTGTGTTGTCTAAGTGTTAAGTGTTGTCTCTGAAATGTCAGATTTAAAAATTATACCTGAAGTGAATAATCGAAATGCCTTTCTGAACCAGCTATAATAAAAGGCATAGATTATAGGGTTCACAGTAGAATTAAAGTAGCCCACCCACAACAGTGTGTAGAACAGTGCTGGTGGTGTTGAGTAATTGATAAAGGGATCAATAGtgttacacacaaaaaaaggagtCCAAAAGGAAAGAAACGCCCCCATTATGATAGCAAGTGTTTTAGTGGCTTTTGTCTGGGTTGTATTAGATATGCTTGTTGAATTCATACAGCTTGTTTTCTGTATGCTGCGCAACTGTCTCTGTGCCACAAGCAAAATCTTCAGGTAAACACCAAGCATTATAATTCCTGGAATGTAAAAGGAGAGAACTGATGAGACTGTACTTGACAGGCCActctgaaacaaaacacatcttcCTTCACAGGCGATGTGGTTATAGTAGAAGTCCTCAATCCCCCAAATATTTAACTTCAGAAAAATCATTCCAAAGCCTATGAGAGCTGAAATACTCCAACTGAGCAGAATCATGATCAACACAGCATTAACAGATATCTTTCTTCTGTATAGTAGAGGTTTGCAAACAGCATAGTGTCGGTCAAGTGATATGAATGCCAAATTTAGTATTGATGCTGTACacaacataacatcaaaactcaTATAGACTTGACAGAATTCATCACCAAAATACCAGCAGGACTCCACACATTGAATCATACTGGGCAACATGATGAACAACCCTAAAAGAAGGTCAGACACAGCCAGAGAGACTATCAGGTAATTGGTTGGAGTATGGAGCTGCTTAAAATAGGCTATTGAGACGGTGACCAAAAGGTTTCCACACACTGTGAGGATGACCGTGCCTCCTAGAATCATGTAGAGGGCGATGCGTATGGGCAAGGGATAGATGGTCTTTAGACAGGAACTGTTTCTGGACTCATAGCAGAGTACTGGCTCCATCTGTTCAGAGGGGAAAAGGAATGATATATTCAGGAATGGAATAAAATGTGCTGGTGCTACAAACAtccatatttctttttctttttttttctttttgttttataaaatctGCACTAAAACTGGAATAACCCAAGATTACTTTGTAAATTGGgcttcatttcttttcttctcataGATCGTAGCTCAGTGGCAGctagaacaaaataaaa
This is a stretch of genomic DNA from Pagrus major chromosome 10, Pma_NU_1.0. It encodes these proteins:
- the LOC141004038 gene encoding trace amine-associated receptor 1-like, with the translated sequence MEPVLCYESRNSSCLKTIYPLPIRIALYMILGGTVILTVCGNLLVTVSIAYFKQLHTPTNYLIVSLAVSDLLLGLFIMLPSMIQCVESCWYFGDEFCQVYMSFDVMLCTASILNLAFISLDRHYAVCKPLLYRRKISVNAVLIMILLSWSISALIGFGMIFLKLNIWGIEDFYYNHIACEGRCVLFQSGLSSTVSSVLSFYIPGIIMLGVYLKILLVAQRQLRSIQKTSCMNSTSISNTTQTKATKTLAIIMGAFLSFWTPFFVCNTIDPFINYSTPPALFYTLLWVGYFNSTVNPIIYAFYYSWFRKAFRLFTSGIIFKSDISETTLNT
- the LOC141004037 gene encoding trace amine-associated receptor 13c-like — protein: MLVTILGNSVVIVSICHFKQLHSPTNVLILSLALVDLLVGVIVMPFSAIRTVYGCWFYGEDFCLLHSSLDVFLTTLSIFHLVCIAVDRQQAICNPLHYSRKITMSVAMIMVCVSWALAAVFSYGLLYSKANIAGLEDYMASINCLGSCYLLFNPLWGILDSVICFFFPCTVMVCLYTQIFIVAKEHVRKIGDMSNCSNDRGRGGLIKQSECKAAKILGIVLGAYIVCWMPFFITSISDAFTGFSTPAAIFEAFVWLGYFNSTLNPIIYALFYPCFKKYSTTLN